The window ATACATGCATTTCCTGCAGATGCGGTAATTCTGGCAACAGGCGGAGAAGGTATGATATATGGTAAAAGCACCAACTCGGTAATCTGTACCGGGAGCGCTGCCGGAGCAGTGTATCAGCAAGGAGTGTCTTTTGCTAATGGTGAGTTTGTACAGTTTCACCCAACTGCAATGCCGGGTGATGATAAGCTGAGGTTGATGTCTGAGGCCTCGAGGGGTGAAGGAGGACGTATCTGGACCTATAAAGACGGCAAGCCATGGTATTTTCTCGAGGAGTGGTATCCGGCCTATGGCAATCTGGTGCCAAGGGATATTGCCTCAAGGGCTATCTACAAGGTATGTGTCGAGATGGGACTAGGGGTTGATGGTAAAAACCAGGTTTACCTGGACCTGACCCATAAAGACCCCGAATTTCTGGAGGTACGCCTTGGCGGGATTATGGAGATATACCGCAATTTCTATGGAGAGGATCCTGTCAAGGTACCAATGAAGATATTCCCGGCGCCGCACTATTTTATGGGTGGGATGTATGTCGACTCTAACCACATGACCGATATTCCCGGCCTGTTTGCAGCCGGAGAGTGTGATTATATGTACCACGGGGCCAACCGCCTGGGAGCCAATTCCCTGTTGTCGGCGTCTTACAGTGGCTACATTTGCGGGCCCAATGCAATCAAATACATAAAAGGGATGAAGAAATCGGCTGCAGATGTCTCCCAGTCGGTATTTGACAGGGAGTTGACCCGCCAAAAGGATATTGCGGAGTCAATCTATCGTATGGATGGGATTGAAAACCCCTATGTTATCCATGAGGAACTGGGCGAAGCCATGATAACAGATGTAGGCGTTGTCAGGTATGAAAAGAGCCTGATGAGGGGTGACAATAAGTTACAGGAATTGATGGAGCGGTTCAAAAATATCGGTATCCACGATACGGGCCGCTGGGCCAATGAGGTTGTGCCGTTTGTCCGGCAGTTATGGAATATGCTGCAGCTAGCCCGGGTTATTACTCTGGGAGCATTTAACAGGAAGGAAAGCAGGGGTTCACACTATATGCCCGATTATCCTGAACGTAATGACGACCAGTGGCTCAAAACAACCAAGGCATACTGGACTGAATCCGGACCCAGGTTTGAGTATGAAGATGTGGATGTTTCGCTGCTTAAACCCAGGGCTAGAAAATATGATTAATGGGGGGATTAATATGCCTGATTATATTCACCTCAAAATAAAAAGACAAAACGGCAGCAGGGATTTCCCTAAGTGGGAAGAATTTAAAGTTCCATATAAGCCAAACATGAACGTATTATCGGTATTAATGGAAATTCGGAAAAAACCGGTTAATGCAAACGGCGAAAAGACTACATCGGTAGTCTGGGATTGTTCGTGCCTGGAAGAGGTGTGCGGGGCCTGCACAATGATTATTAACGGCAAGGTCAGACAGGCTTGCAGTGCATTAATTGATAAAATGCCACAGCCGATTACACTGGAACCGTTGAGTAAGTTTCCGGTAGTGCGTGACCTCAAGGTTGACCGGGAGCTCCTTTTTGAACATCTTAAAAAGGTCAAGGCCTGGGTCAATATTGACGGAACTTTTGATCTGGGGCCAGGTCCCCGGGTATCGGAGCGGGAAAGGCGATGGATGTATGAGATTTCACGCTGTATGACATGTGGCTGCTGTTATGAAGCATGTCCGAACTTTAACTCCAGGTCAAGCTTTATCGGCCCGGCGCCTCTTGCCCAGGTATTGCGCTTCAACAAACACCCCATTGGCGCCATGACCCAGGAAGAGCGTATGGAAACAATTATGGGCGAAGGGGGCATCACAGATTGCGGTAATTCCCAAAACTGCATTGAGGCATGCCCAAAAAATATTCCCCTGACTACAGCCATAGCTCAATTGAACAGGGATACCACAATACACGGAATCAGGAATTGGTTCAGAAAATAAAGGGGGCGGTTAAGAGTGAGTGACCTTAAGGAAAGGGCGCTGCAGCTGCATAAGG of the Phosphitispora fastidiosa genome contains:
- the sdhB gene encoding succinate dehydrogenase iron-sulfur subunit translates to MPDYIHLKIKRQNGSRDFPKWEEFKVPYKPNMNVLSVLMEIRKKPVNANGEKTTSVVWDCSCLEEVCGACTMIINGKVRQACSALIDKMPQPITLEPLSKFPVVRDLKVDRELLFEHLKKVKAWVNIDGTFDLGPGPRVSERERRWMYEISRCMTCGCCYEACPNFNSRSSFIGPAPLAQVLRFNKHPIGAMTQEERMETIMGEGGITDCGNSQNCIEACPKNIPLTTAIAQLNRDTTIHGIRNWFRK
- the sdhA gene encoding succinate dehydrogenase flavoprotein subunit; translated protein: MKVIVIGGGLAGLLSIIKAAEAGAEVDAFSLVPFKRSHSICAQGGINAALNTKGENDSIQQHFEDTIVGGDFLANQTPVKGLVEAAPGLIYAFDRMGVMFNRTSEGFIDLRMFGGVKNRRTAFAGATTGQQLLYALDEQVRKWVAAGKVKEYIGWEFLSAVIDDEGLCRGITAQDLNSMEIHAFPADAVILATGGEGMIYGKSTNSVICTGSAAGAVYQQGVSFANGEFVQFHPTAMPGDDKLRLMSEASRGEGGRIWTYKDGKPWYFLEEWYPAYGNLVPRDIASRAIYKVCVEMGLGVDGKNQVYLDLTHKDPEFLEVRLGGIMEIYRNFYGEDPVKVPMKIFPAPHYFMGGMYVDSNHMTDIPGLFAAGECDYMYHGANRLGANSLLSASYSGYICGPNAIKYIKGMKKSAADVSQSVFDRELTRQKDIAESIYRMDGIENPYVIHEELGEAMITDVGVVRYEKSLMRGDNKLQELMERFKNIGIHDTGRWANEVVPFVRQLWNMLQLARVITLGAFNRKESRGSHYMPDYPERNDDQWLKTTKAYWTESGPRFEYEDVDVSLLKPRARKYD